The nucleotide sequence aatataataaataatatgaaagttTTCTTGTATTTGTTGAAGAGTGGAAAAACTATTGAAGGAACTAAGAAAGCTGTAAAACCATAATTGaagtaaattttttataattgttgtacaaattttgaaaaatacgtatttaaaaaaataattatgtattataaactattaaataacTTTTTGAAAGGAACAAAGAATTCATCATGTTCGACAGGGCGGATTGTGAAAGGTCCATTCCTTCAATCGTTAATCATGGTTGTCTACCTCACTAGTTACATATCAGAGCAGTCAAATTACAGCGCGCGTGGTCTTGCCGGAATCATCGTCGAAAAAACACAAGATTTCGTGGACaccaataacataaatttgTTTCAACCTAATGAATGAGCCGGCAAAAGATACAGCcgttaaatataaatatataatcagccttttaattattgaaaatttgtTTATCTTAGTGGTATAAGTAGTCTCTTTTcatatttctaaaaaattggGCTCGTGGCCCTATATATCTGCGCCGGCTCTGCCTAATGGTCATTTTGGTACCCGATGTCTTGGCACTTTCAAATGAATCGGAAGATAGGAAGTTAATGACTACTTTACCGAAGTCAAAATCACAACGACTTTCTTAGTTCTTACTAAGAAGTTGTCGACAGAAAACTCGTTTAGACCTCACGAGAAATGGttatataaaattcaattaatttgTAATACTATAAACTAAAAGATAATTGCATGTGGGGATTGTAATAATATAATAGACATTAAACACAACAACTAATTGACTGACTGGTGCGGTCGTATTATTTAAGTCTTTAAGCTTGAGAGTCATATGTAATCcccaaaatctttatttaagTTCAAGTCCCACAATCTCCAAAGTCCCAAATGACTTATTGGGTCTTCTTTCTTTCACACCCAATATTATAAGTAGACTAGAATCTGAACCCGCGCATGCgtggaattttaattttaaatatttttatcaatataaatttttgagctcaaatatatttattgaaacttttgagtataaatctatataaacattaaatttaCTTTACTAAGTAacgtacaatatatatattgttgaagataatgtttatttgttatattgtttgcgagggattttagtttaaatttttttgggaataagaattattgaatataaatataattaaccatttgaagtttaaaagataaatccaaataaaagatatacttattttactaatctatatataatatatatattttctattgtcgcaataatgtttttttggtaaatcaataatatatcacGTAGTAACAAAAAATAACTTAAGAATTTCCCTCGAAGAGtacattccatattcatatccaatgaaatcatcattttaaaatttctaacacCGAATATCgatcgttgacctaattatagagatcatttaaacatatcgatatcccacattaaatgcaaatatacaaagaTTCATGAACATTTTTAGTGTTATGTCGCTACAACGGAGTTGTCCAAGTGCATCACCTGCCACAATAGAATTTCTGACCAAGTCATGAATGCTTAAATAGTGAAATGATTAAACCGACATCCGTTCACTAATCTAAGACTAAAactctcatatgttatttttagatgttaattttgtgatgcaacctcaGCTTCGTCTTCTAAAGAAAACATGGTGTACTTTaataatatgttgtttttggcaatatttttggttaaaagtaTTTGATCTAAATTGATAAAATCTcaaacatgttatatatatatatatatatatatttatcatgttatagaattgtaGCTCCGGTTGATAATATGCATTCTGAGATATGCTATACATGTCACTTTTTTGTAACGacttatatatcattttttctatattttgtgaccagtgattttgtgtttttttagatggattattttttcaagattctttttcatagtttttcccCAGAAAAAATTGTGACCCTTACAATATCTtcgttttagatcaaaacttttaagttgagttgagtaattaatcttttatttttctataattgaaattgtttcttagaaactaatgtttcacttcaattttatttttatgtttagaattttataaatacaattacataaacattttttttactccaccatgcatttaaatcttacttatattttaaatttggaatataatcatttttggttaaactttgaataataatattattactaaaataaatcaatactattatttttactatttataaatgtcatttatttaaaacatttgggTTTAATATGGgcttttaaagttttaagaACAAATAGATTAGAAGCTATATAGTAGATTAGTGTTTAAGATTaagcccaaataaaaaaaatgagttgaTGATGTGGCAGCACCAGAAATGAgtaaagttaactttatatatacagATACATTTGGACTTTGTCAAAGTCAACCCTATCATGACATTAATAAAAGATACAAATCCCTGATTTGCGTAGAGCATCCTACAACGacattttaactattttatccaaaaaaacttgtGCAAGTTAGGATGTTATTAgcattattctttttcttcgtcTCCTTACTTCTTCATCACAATCATTGATTCTGTAAAATATACCAAACTAGctctctcattcttcttcttttaaagccgttatctctcttcttgtttctttttgttttctttaaccaTACATCTTTAAGTACCTCAATTTCTTCGAGGTTGCTCTTGTCTTGATCATCTATGGGAAAAGCAAAATCAATGGTGTCACTCTTGTTGGTGCTCTTCTTTAAGATCCTTGTTGGAGCTCAGACAGCAGCaacagagacaacaacaacagagtTCAATTTCCGAGGTTTTAAAGGAAACCAATCAGAAATTCAGATGGAAGGAGACTCAACCATTAGACCCAACGGACTATTGAGGCTCACAGATAGAAAGTCAAACGTTACCGGTACAGCTTTCTACCACAAACCAGTAAGATTGCTGGACACTAATACAAGTTCCGTCACAAACGCCACGGTTCGTTCCTTTAGCACTTCTTTCATCTTTGTGATAATCCCTACAAGCTCAAGCAACGGAGGTTTCGGATTCACATTCACACTATCTCCAACTCCAAACCGTACAGATGCGGAATCCGCACAATACTTGGGGCTTCTCAACGAAAGAAACGACGGGGATGTGAGCAATCACGTCTTCGCTGTGGAGTTTGACACCGTACAAGGATTCAAAGACAGCACAAATCGACAAGGCAACCACATCGGTCTAAACTTCAACAGTCTCTCTTCGGATGTCCAAGAACCGGTGGCTTATTACAACAACAACGATAGTCATAAAGAGGAATTCCAACTGGTGAGCGGCGAGCCAATCCAAGTCTTCTTGGAGTATCACGGACCAACCAAAACGCTTAACCTCACTATCTACCCAACCAGGTTAGGATATAAACCAAGAACTCCTTTGATCTCACGAGAGGTTCCAAGACTTTCAGAAATTGTGCAAGAAGAAATGTTCGTCGGATTCACAGCAGCGACGGGGAGAGATCAGTCGAGTGCTCACTACGTAATGGGTTGGAGTTTCTCAAGCGGTGGAGAAAATCCACTTGCAGCTACGCTGGACCTCTCGGAgattcctcctccacctcctaaTAAGCCCAAGAAGAGAGGCTACAACGGTAAAGTCATCGCTCTGATCGTGGCTTTATCTACCGTTATATCGATCATGTTAGTGTTGTTGTTACTCTTCCTTATATACAGAAAGAGAATGCAACAAGAAGAGATTCTAGAAGATTGGGAAATCGATCACCCTCACAGATTTCGATACAGAGATCTCTACAAGGCTACAGACGGATTCAAGGAGAACAGGATCGTCGGAACAGGAGGGTTCGGAACTGTTTACAGAGGGAACATCAGAACATCGTCTGATCAAATCGCAGTGAAGAAGATAACTCCGAACAGTATGCAAGGTGTTCGAGAGTTCGTCGCAGAGATCGAGAGCTTGGGGAGACTAAGGCATAAGAATCTCGTGAATCTCCAAGGATGGTGCAAACACAAGAACGATCTCTTGCTAATTTACGAGTACATCCCCAACGGAAGCTTGGACTCGCTGCTCTACAGTAAACCTAGAAGGAGCGGCGAAGTTTTGACTTGGAAAGCACGTTTTCAAATCGCAAAAGGAATCGCGTCTGGCTTGTTGTATCTTCACGAGGAATGGGAACAGATCGTGATTCACAGAGACGTGAAACCAAGCAATGTCCTGATTGAGTCTGATATGAACCCTAGATTGGGAGATTTTGGGCTCGCGAGGCTCTACGAACGCGGATCGCAATCGCGGACCACCGTAGTCGTCGGGACGATAGGGTATATGGCGCCGGAGCTAGCACGCAACGGAAACTCCTCATCGGCTTCTGACGTTTTCGCGTTTGGCGTTTTGCTGTTAGAGATCGTCTCAGGGAGGAAACCTACGGACTCCGGGACCTTCTTTATAGCCGATTGGGTTATGGAGCTAGAAGAGAGCGGAGAGATCCTAAGTGCGATCGATCCGAGACTTGGATCTGGTTACGAAGAAGGAGAGGTGAGGCTAGCTCTCGCCGTCGGGTTGCTCTGTTGTCACCAGAAACCGGGATCTCGGCCGTCGATGAGAATGGTGCTTAGGTACCTGAACAGAGACGAGGACGTTCCTGAGATTCACGACAATTGGGGTTATTCAGATTCTTCAAGAATCGATTTAGGATCGAAACTGGTCGGATATGTTTCGTCGGATAGGGCTTCCAGCTCACACTCACACACATCTTTGTCTCTCACAAGGATCTCTTCGACATCTTTTACCAGTGGTAGATAGTGAAATTACTTTGACACATTCAAGCTCTAACTCTctatcttaattaattaactaattcaAGTTTCTTTCTGGCACTCTCTAATCAACCtcctaagttttttttaatgaaatcaaataatttatatttctcttattttatgtttttgcctTTAGTGACAACAACTATATCAAAagcttgattttgttttagaatatgATAGGGTTAAACCACGTATATTCCAATCTTACGCGACCACATGACGTGACCTTCCATTACTAATAGTACATCATAATAACGGATGAATAAATGAACAAAAGCGATATATATTGAAAACTTAGGACAACATGTACAAAGTCAAACTGATAAGGGTTTACGTACTctgtaaccaatcaaattaaggTATTTGAACTCATGAGATCTCGTCATAAAtggttatttaaatataataattatatatagtaataaCGGGGAAGTACAAGCTTTTTTAAGCCCAAAGATTTAAGCAATCAATCGGTATTTGAACTAATATAGTCCACTAATCATTGATAGATTGTTGATAATAAAGGGAAGAAAACTTACTGCATGTcctctccttttttcttttcttattttttttggggcaaaaaacttacttattttgtaaactttaaatTACAATGTCAAAGTGACAAAGTCCAAAGTCAAACTTTACGTACTTGTGACCAATCGAATAAAGGTATTTGAACTCATGAGATCTCGTCATAAATGGTTATTtaagtataataattatatgtcGTAATAACGGTGAAGTACGAAGCTTTTTAAGCCCAAAGATTTAAGTGATCAGTCGGTATTTGAACTAATATAGTCCACTAATCATTGCTAGATTGTTGATAATAAAGGGAAGAAAACTTACTGCAtgtcctctctttttttcttttcttattttttttgggcaaaaaaacttacttattttgtaaactttaaatCACAATGTCAAAGTGACAAAGTCCAAAGTcaacttgtttgttgttttttttttctccacaaaatataaaatatatgcatattCCAAGTATATATGTGGAATTTGTCAAAGACATCCCATATGTGCGTAGGACTtttaagcaaaaagaaaaacaaatccttCCTacataaaacatgaaatttggatatcttcttctttgaaattATTAAACATCTTAATATGAATTTGTAAATTGAAAGATTATCTCTTACATTTagtttgtataattgtatttcaaaatcactaattgaataaaaacaaatttgaatttgtaGTGGAAAATCATCAATAATACTTGTTTCAAGTAAGACTTTATTCTAATTGATTTCATTATACAGAGGTTTGAAAATAGATTTCAAAATTAACGTAATTAAGTATCCAAATCCTTCTTTTCTTATAACTAAAAGAAATGATGATTAACAGTATTTTAGGTCCCACCACAActtaaaatatcttaatttctCTTGGTTGATGATACATACATATTCGTCAATTATTGTAAATTGACcccaaattatatttatttttcaatactCGCTAAATGTGAATTAGTTTgcgaagaggaagaacaaacgcaattcctttcttctttaaaacttataaatcaCGAAATCTCAGAGAAACAGCTCTttgtatatcttcttcttcttcttctccttcaaacggcttctctttgttttttttgttcctatgTACCAATCATTCATGGACACTACAAGATCCATAATCTCACTTAtacttttcttgcttttgaCCATCCCTGCTGGAGCTCAGAGAACATCAAAGGAGAGTACTCCAACAACAACAGACTTTACTTTCCGAGGCTTTAACGGAAGCCAACCGGCCAATATTAGTATTGAAGGAGCTGCGACGATCAAACCCAACGGACTATTGAGGCTCACTGACCGAAACCCAAACGTCATCGGTACAGCTTTCTACAACAAACCAGTGAGATTGCTAGAGACTAATATAAGTTCCACAAACACCACGGTTCGTTCATTCAGCACATCTTTCGTATTTGTCATAATTCCTTCTAGCTCAAGCAACGGTGGTTATGGCTTCACGTTCACGCTATCTCCAACCCCTAATCGTCCCGGAGCTGAAACAGAGCAGTTCTTGGGTCTTCTCAACAAAAACAACGACGGGAACTCGACGAATCACGTCTTCGCCGTGGAATTCGACACGGTACAAGGATTCAAAGACGGTGCCTATAGTTCAGGCAACCACATCGGTCTAAATTTCAACAGTCTCAAATCAGATTTTCAAGAACCGGTCGTGTATTACGACAACGACGGTCCTAACCGAAAAGAAGACTTCTGGCTTCAGAGCGGCGATCCGATCAGAGCACTTTTGGATTACGACGGACCAACACAAACTCTGAATTTCACAGTTTATCCCGCAAAATCCAAGTCTAGACCCATAAAACCTTTGATCTCGCAACTACCAGTTCCCAAGTTGTCGCAGATCGTGCAAGAAGAAATGTACGTGGGATTCACGGCAGCGACGGGGAGAGACNATGAgtaaagttaactttatatatacagATACATTTGGACTTTGTCAAAGTCAACCCTATCATGACATTAATAAAAGATACAAATCCCTGATTTGCGTAGAGCATCCTACAACGacattttaactattttatccaaaaaaacttgtGCAAGTTAGGATGTTATTAgcattattctttttcttcgtcTCCTTACTTCTTCATCACAATCATTGATTCTGTAAAATATACCAAACTAGctctctcattcttcttcttttaaagccgttatctctcttcttgtttctttttgttcgaGGTTGCTCTTGTCTTGATCATCTATGGGAAAAGCAAAATCAATGGTCTTACTCTTGCTGGTGCTCTTCTTTAAGATCCTTGTTCGAGCTCAGACAGCAgcaacaaagacaacaacaacagagtTCATTTTCCGAGGTTTTAAAGGAAACCAATCAGAAATTCAGATGGAAGGAGACTCAACCATTAGACCGAACGGACTACTGAGGCTCACAGATAGAAAGTCAAACGTTACCGGTTCAGCTTTCTACCACAAACCAGTAAGATTGCTGGACACTAATACAAGTTCCATCACAAACGCCACGGTTCGCTCCTTTAGCACTTCTTTCATCTTTGTGATAATCCCTACAAGCTCAAGCAACGGAGGTTTCGGCTTCACATTCACACTATCTCCAACTCCAAACCGTACAGGTGCGGAATCCGCACAATACTTGGGGCTTCTCAACGAAAGAAACGACGGGGATGTGAGCAATCACGTCTTCGCTGTGGAGTTTGACACCGTACAAGGATTCAAAGACAGCACAAATCGACAAGGCAACCACATCGGTCTAAACTTCAACAGTCTCTCTTCGGATGTCCAAGAACCGGTGGCTTATTACAACAACAACGATAGTCATAAAGAGGAATTCCAACTGGTGAGCGGCGAGCCAATCCAAGTCTTCTTGGAGTATCACGGACCAACCAAAACGCTTAACCTCACTATCTACCCAACCAGGTTAGGATATAAACCAAGAACTCCTTTGATCTCACGAGAGGTTCCAAGACTTTCAGAAATTGTGCAAGAAGAAATGTTCGTCGGATTCACAGCAGCGACGGGGAGAGATCAGTCGAGTGCTCACTACGTAATGGGTTGGAGTTTCTCAAGCGGTGGAGAAAATCCACTTGCAGCTACGCTGGACCTCTCGGAgattcctcctccacctcctaaTAAGCCCAAGAAGAGAGGCTACAACGGTAAAGTCATCGCTCTGATCGTGGCTTTATCTACCGTTATATCGATCATGTTAGTGTTGTTGTTACTCTTCCTTATATACAGAAAGAGAATGCAACAAGAAGAGATTCTAGAAGATTGGGAAATCGATCACCCTCACAGATTTCGATACAGAGATCTCTACAAGGCTACAGACGGATTCAAGGAGAACAGGATCGTCGGAACAGGAGGGTTCGGAACTGTTTACAGAGGGAACATCAGAACATCGTCTGATCAAATCGCAGTGAAGAAGATAACTCCGAACAGTATGCAAGGTGTTCGAGAGTTCGTCGCAGAGATCGAGAGCTTGGGGAGACTAAGGCATAAGAATCTCGTGAATCTCCAAGGATGGTGCAAACACAAGAACGATCTCTTGCTAATTTACGAGTACATCCCCAACGGAAGCTTGGACTCGCTGCTCTACAGTAAACCTAGAAGGAGCGGCGAAGTTTTGACTTGGAAAGCACGTTTTCAAATCGCAAAAGGAATCGCGTCTGGCTTGTTGTATCTTCACGAGGAATGGGAACAGATCGTGATTCACAGAGACGTGAAACCAAGCAATGTCCTGATTGAGTCTGATATGAACCCTAGATTGGGAGATTTTGGGCTCGCGAGGCTCTACGAACGCGGATCGCAATCGCGGACCACCGTAGTCGTCGGGACGATAGGGTATATGGCGCCGGAGCTAGCACGCAACGGAAACTCCTCATCGGCTTCTGACGTTTTCGCGTTTGGCGTTTTGCTGTTAGAGATCGTCTCAGGGAGGAAACCTACGGACTCCGGGACCTTCTTTATAGCCGATTGGGTTATGGAGCTAGAAGAGAGCGGAGAGATCCTAAGTGCGATCGATCCGAGACTTGGATCTGGTTACGAAGAAGGAGAGGTGAGGCTAGCTCTCGCCGTCGGGTTGCTCTGTTGTCACCAGAAACCGGGATCTCGGCCGTCGATGAGAATGGTGCTTAGGTACCTGAACAGAGACGAGGACGTTCCTGAGATTCACGACAATTGGGGTTATTCAGATTCTTCAAGAATCGATTTAGGATCGNNNNNNNNNNNNNNNNNNNNNNNNNNNNNNNNNNNNNNNNNNNNNNNNNNNNNNNNNNNNNNNNNNNNNNNNNNNNNNNNNNNNNNNNNNNNNNNNNNNNNNNNNNNNNNNNNNNNNNNNNNNNNNNNNNNNNNNNNNNNNNNNNNNNNNNNNNNNNNNNNNNNNNNNNNNNNNNNNNNNNNNNNNNNNNNNNNNNNNNNNNNNNNNNNNNNNNNNNNNNNNNNNNNNNNNNNNNNNNNNNNNNNNNNNNNNNNNNNNNNNNNNNNNNNNNNNNNNNNNNNNNNNNNNNNNNNNNNNNNNNNNNNNNNNNNNNNNNNNNNNNNNNNNNNNNNNNNNNNNNNNNNNNNNNNNNNNNNNNNNNNNNNNNNNNNNNNNNNNNNNNNNNNNNNNNNNNNNNNNNNNNNNNNNNNNNNNNNNNNNNNNNNNNNNNNNNNNNNNNNNNNNNNNNNNNNNNNNNNNNNNNNNNNNNNNNNNNNNNNNNNNNNNNNNNNNNNNNNNNNNNNNNNNNNNNNNNNNNNNNNNNNNNNNNNNNNNNNNNNNNNNNNNNNNNNNNNNNNNNNNNNNNNNNNNNNNNNNNNNNNNNNNNNNNNNNNNNNNNNNNNNNNNNNNNNNNNNNNNNNNNNNNNNNNNNNNNNCTGATATGAACCCTAGATTGGGAGATTTTGGGCTCGCGAGGCTCTACGAACGCGGATCGCAATCGCGGACCACCGTAGTCGTCGGGACGATAGGGTATATGGCGCCGGAGCTAGCACGCAACGGAAACTCCTCATCGGCTTCTGACGTTTTCGCGTTTGGCGTTTTGCTGTTAGAGATCGTCTCAGGGAGGAAACCTACGGACTCCGGGACCTTCTTTATAGCCGATTGGGTTATGGAGCTAGAAGAGAGCGGAGAGATCCTAAGTGCGATCGATCCGAGACTTGGATCTGGTTACGAAGAAGGAGAGGTGAGGCTAGCTCTCGCCGTCGGGTTGCTCTGTTGTCACCAGAAACCGGGATCTCGGCCGTCGATGAGAATGGTGCTTAGGTACCTGAACAGAGACGAGGACGTTCCTGAGATTCACGACAATTGGGGTTATTCAGATTCTTCAAGAATCGATTTAGGATCGAAACTGGTCGGATATGTTTCGTCGGATAGGGCTTCCAGCTCACACTCACACACATCTTTGTCTCTCACAAGGATCTCTTCGACATCTTTTACCAGTGGTAGATAGTGAAATTACTTTG is from Camelina sativa cultivar DH55 chromosome 20, Cs, whole genome shotgun sequence and encodes:
- the LOC104768305 gene encoding lectin-domain containing receptor kinase VI.4 produces the protein MGKAKSMVSLLLVLFFKILVGAQTAATETTTTEFNFRGFKGNQSEIQMEGDSTIRPNGLLRLTDRKSNVTGTAFYHKPVRLLDTNTSSVTNATVRSFSTSFIFVIIPTSSSNGGFGFTFTLSPTPNRTDAESAQYLGLLNERNDGDVSNHVFAVEFDTVQGFKDSTNRQGNHIGLNFNSLSSDVQEPVAYYNNNDSHKEEFQLVSGEPIQVFLEYHGPTKTLNLTIYPTRLGYKPRTPLISREVPRLSEIVQEEMFVGFTAATGRDQSSAHYVMGWSFSSGGENPLAATLDLSEIPPPPPNKPKKRGYNGKVIALIVALSTVISIMLVLLLLFLIYRKRMQQEEILEDWEIDHPHRFRYRDLYKATDGFKENRIVGTGGFGTVYRGNIRTSSDQIAVKKITPNSMQGVREFVAEIESLGRLRHKNLVNLQGWCKHKNDLLLIYEYIPNGSLDSLLYSKPRRSGEVLTWKARFQIAKGIASGLLYLHEEWEQIVIHRDVKPSNVLIESDMNPRLGDFGLARLYERGSQSRTTVVVGTIGYMAPELARNGNSSSASDVFAFGVLLLEIVSGRKPTDSGTFFIADWVMELEESGEILSAIDPRLGSGYEEGEVRLALAVGLLCCHQKPGSRPSMRMVLRYLNRDEDVPEIHDNWGYSDSSRIDLGSKLVGYVSSDRASSSHSHTSLSLTRISSTSFTSGR
- the LOC109131391 gene encoding lectin-domain containing receptor kinase VI.4-like isoform X2 translates to MYQSFMDTTRSIISLILFLLLTIPAGAQRTSKESTPTTTDFTFRGFNGSQPANISIEGAATIKPNGLLRLTDRNPNVIGTAFYNKPVRLLETNISSTNTTVRSFSTSFVFVIIPSSSSNGGYGFTFTLSPTPNRPGAETEQFLGLLNKNNDGNSTNHVFAVEFDTVQGFKDGAYSSGNHIGLNFNSLKSDFQEPVVYYDNDGPNRKEDFWLQSGDPIRALLDYDGPTQTLNFTVYPAKSKSRPIKPLISQLPVPKLSEIVQEEMFVGFTAATGRDQSSAHYVMGWSFSSGGENPLAATLDLSEIPPPPPNKPKKRGYNGKVIALIVALSTVISIMLVLLLLFLIYRKRMQQEEILEDWEIDHPHRFRYRDLYKATDGFKENRIVGTGGFGTVYRGNIRTSSDQIAVKKITPNSMQGVREFVAEIESLGRLRHKNLVNLQGWCKHKNDLLLIYEYIPNGSLDSLLYSKPRRSGEVLTWKARFQIAKGIASGLLYLHEEWEQIVIHRDVKPSNVLIESDMNPRLGDFGLARLYERGSQSRTTVVVGTIGYMAPELARNGNSSSASDVFAFGVLLLEIVSGRKPTDSGTFFIADWVMELEESGEILSAIDPRLGSGYEEGEVRLALAVGLLCCHQKPGSRPSMRMVLRYLNRDEDVPEIHDNWGYSDSSRIDLGSKLVGYVSSDRASSSHSHTSLSLTRISSTSFTSGR
- the LOC109131391 gene encoding lectin-domain containing receptor kinase VI.4-like isoform X1, with the protein product MGKAKSMVLLLLVLFFKILVRAQTAATKTTTTEFIFRGFKGNQSEIQMEGDSTIRPNGLLRLTDRKSNVTGSAFYHKPVRLLDTNTSSITNATVRSFSTSFIFVIIPTSSSNGGFGFTFTLSPTPNRTGAESAQYLGLLNERNDGDVSNHVFAVEFDTVQGFKDSTNRQGNHIGLNFNSLSSDVQEPVAYYNNNDSHKEEFQLVSGEPIQVFLEYHGPTKTLNLTIYPTRLGYKPRTPLISREVPRLSEIVQEEMFVGFTAATGRDQSSAHYVMGWSFSSGGENPLAATLDLSEIPPPPPNKPKKRGYNGKVIALIVALSTVISIMLVLLLLFLIYRKRMQQEEILEDWEIDHPHRFRYRDLYKATDGFKENRIVGTGGFGTVYRGNIRTSSDQIAVKKITPNSMQGVREFVAEIESLGRLRHKNLVNLQGWCKHKNDLLLIYEYIPNGSLDSLLYSKPRRSGEVLTWKARFQIAKGIASGLLYLHEEWEQIVIHRDVKPSNVLIESDMNPRLGDFGLARLYERGSQSRTTVVVGTIGYMAPELARNGNSSSASDVFAFGVLLLEIVSGRKPTDSGTFFIADWVMELEESGEILSAIDPRLGSGYEEGEVRLALAVGLLCCHQKPGSRPSMRMVLRYLNRDEDVPEIHDNWGYSDSSRIDLGSKLVGYVSSDRASSSHSHTSLSLTRISSTSFTSGR